Proteins from a single region of Halorubrum sp. 2020YC2:
- a CDS encoding DUF2061 domain-containing protein: MGANVFSRDAVHARRRAVVKTLCYRALMVTITVLVAWLVVGDVGQAASIGFVTNAVKTLTYYGYERLWDHVSWGVGAAE, translated from the coding sequence ATGGGTGCGAACGTCTTCTCGCGCGACGCGGTCCACGCTCGGCGCCGCGCGGTCGTCAAGACCCTCTGCTATCGGGCGTTGATGGTGACGATCACAGTTCTGGTCGCGTGGCTCGTCGTCGGAGACGTGGGACAGGCAGCGAGCATCGGCTTCGTAACCAACGCCGTAAAGACGCTCACTTACTACGGCTACGAGCGGCTATGGGACCACGTGTCATGGGGAGTCGGCGCCGCGGAGTGA